A genomic stretch from Myripristis murdjan chromosome 12, fMyrMur1.1, whole genome shotgun sequence includes:
- the phf24 gene encoding PHD finger protein 24 isoform X3, whose product MGVLMSKKQQVEKVQKCSAVVSAFQQGLKDRAATAKPADGSVEGGEGPAETPASSNEKNSEQVEKADTDNNAGPSTSQQASAPARDECKVNQEAWSRLRDGKGVEPEELDKSHQLTPPAFVRPKRDPDDDQPVEVELGQKEQPPNDEMCDVCEVWTADDLYPCRICTRVFHDGCLRELGYLRAEALQEMRDTAHTVTGWSCYYCDNVNLLLTEEELYSLMETFKQCKIIPESCLVSDELLQYRHFVSKQQFEKDLTDEQEEEVLAQFAALDPEKKGQIEWSDFLYFESLVVLRKLRTENSMVRLLTAKERDNARSVFLGLDLDKDGVITGAEARQAQQTWFHKLNKDTQSCNVRPVTWADFLKESAIYILAARPNSSALHIRLPL is encoded by the exons ATGGGCGTGCTAATGTCAAAGAAACAACAGGTGGAGAAAGTTCAGAAATGCAGCGCGGTAGTCTCTGCGTTCCAGCAGGGTCTGAAGGACCGTGCCGCCACAGCCAAACCGGCAGATGGGTcggtggagggaggagaaggaccTGCCGAAACTCCGGCCAGTTCTAATGAGAAGAACAGCGAGCAGGTGGAGAAGGCAGACACGGACAACAATGCGGGTCCCTCGACCTCCCAGCAGGCCTCAGCTCCAGCTAGGGATGAGTGTAAGGTCAACCAGGAGGCTTGGTCAAGGTTACGGGACGGGAAGGGAGTGGAACCTGAGGAACTGGACAAGAGCCATCAGCTCACACCCCCTGCTTTCGTGCGTCCCAAAAGGGATCCGGATGATGACCAGCCTGTGGAGGTGGAGCTGGGCCAGAAAGAGCAG ccACCAAATGATGAGATGTGCGACGTGTGTGAGGTGTGGACAGCCGATGACCTGTACCCCTGCAGGATCTGCACGCGGGTCTTCCATGATGGCTGCCTGAGGGAGTTGGGATACCTGCGTGCCGAAGCCCTGCAGGAGATGAGGGACACCGCCCACACTGTCACAGGCTGGAGCTGCTACTACTGT GATAATGTGAATCTACTCCTAACAGAGGAAGAACTGTACAGCCTCATGGAGACTTTTAAGCAGTGCAAGATCATTCCAG AGTCATGCCTGGTCTCGGATGAGCTGCTGCAGTACCGCCACTTTGTATCCAAGCAGCAGTTTGAGAAGGACCTGACTGatgagcaggaagaggaagtccTGGCCCAGTTTGCAGCACTAGATCCTGAGAAGAAGGGTCAGATCGAATGGTCTGACTTCCTCTACTTTGAGTCTCTGGTCGTGCTAAGGAAGTTACGTACAGAG AACTCAATGGTGCGTCTGTTGACTGCCAAGGAGAGGGACAATGCGCGGTCAGTGTTTCTGGGTCTGGACCTGGACAAAGATGGTGTTATCACAGGAGCAGAAGCCCGCCAAGCACAACAGACGTGGTTTCACAAGCTCAATAAAGACACCCAATCCTGCAATGTAAG